Proteins from one Elgaria multicarinata webbii isolate HBS135686 ecotype San Diego chromosome 3, rElgMul1.1.pri, whole genome shotgun sequence genomic window:
- the PDE1B gene encoding dual specificity calcium/calmodulin-dependent 3',5'-cyclic nucleotide phosphodiesterase 1B, whose product MDAPHLDLLESPEGCPSPLELKSAPSKKMWVKLRALLRYMVKQLETGEVNIEDLKKNLEYTASLLEAVYIDETRQILDTEDELQEIKSDAVPSEVRDWLASTFTQQTRAKGRRSEEKPKFRSIVHAVQAGIFVERMFRRTYTAVGPNYSSPVINCLKTLDLWFFDVFALNKVSEDHALRTIVFELLTRHNLNSRFKIPTVYLMTFLDALEAGYGKYKNPYHNQIHAADVTQTVHCFLLRTGMVHCLAEIEVLAIVFAAAIHDYEHTGTTNSFHIQTKSDTAILYNDRSVLENHHISAVFRMMQEEEMNILVNLTKDEFVELRSLVIEMVLATDMSCHFQQVKSMKTSLQQLERIDKSKALSLLLHAADISHPTKQWTVHSRWTKALMEEFFRQGDKEAELGLPFSPLCDRTSTLVAQSQIGFIDFIVEPTFQVLTDVAEKMVIPLAEEGSKNKSASQSSSHWRQPSVDEHAELGDINADINSFRSTWTKYIQENKQKWKERAASGITNQTSIDELSPCEEEASTPENQHNQNGNVE is encoded by the exons gctGCGATACATGGTGAAACAGCTGGAGACGGGAGAAGTGAATATTGAGGATTTGAAAAAGAACTTGGAATACACTGCTTCGTTGCTGGAAGCTGTCTACATTGATGAGACCAG GCAGATTCTGGACACGGAAGATGAGCTCCAGGAGATCAAGTCCGATGCGGTTCCGTCCGAAGTGCGGGACTGGCTGGCGTCCACTTTTACCCAGCAGACGCGGGCCAAGGGACGCCGTTCCGAGGAGAAGCCCAAATTCCGTAGCATCGTCCATGCCGTTCAAGCTGGGATCTTCGTGGAGAG GATGTTCCGTCGGACGTACACAGCCGTAGGGCCCAACTATTCCTCCCCTGTCATCAACTGCTTGAAG ACTCTTGACCTCTGGTTTTTTGATGTCTTCGCTCTGAATAAAGTGAGTGAAGACCATGCCTTGCGCACAATCGTCTTTGAACTGCTCACCCGCCACAATCTCAATAGCCGCTTCAAG ATCCCCACAGTGTACCTCATGACCTTCCTGGATGCCCTGGAGGCCGGCTATGGGAAGTACAAGAACCCTTACCATAACCAGATCCATGCTGCCGATGTCACCCAGACTGTACACTGCTTCCTGCTTCGCACCGGCATGGTG CACTGCCTGGCGGAAATTGAGGTCCTGGCCATTGTCTTTGCAGCCGCAATCCACGACTATGAGCACACGGGTACCACCAACAGCTTCCACATTCAAACCAA gtcAGACACGGCCATTTTGTACAATGATCGTTCTGTGCTGGAGAACCACCATATCAGTGCCGTCTTCCGTATGATGCAGGAAGAAGAGATGAACATCCTCGTCAACCTGACCAAGGACGAATTTGT GGAGCTCCGGTCGCTTGTGATCGAAATGGTTCTAGCTACGGACATGTCCTGCCACTTCCAGCAAGTCAAGTCCATGAAAACCTCCTTACAGCAGCTTGAGCG AATCGACAAGTCAAAAGCGCTCTCCTTGCTGCTTCATGCAGCTGACATCAGCCACCCCACCAAGCAATGGACAGTGCACTCCCGGTGGACCAAAGCCCTCATGGAAGAGTTCTTCCGACAG GGGGACAAGGAGGCTGAACTGGGATTGCCTTTCTCCCCGCTGTGTGATCGCACGTCCACACTGGTGGCTCAGTCCCAGATTG GCTTCATTGACTTCATCGTGGAGCCCACTTTTCAAGTTCTGACAGATGTGGCGGAGAAGATGGTGATTCCTTTGGCGGAGGAAGGCTCCAAGAACAAATCCGCCAGCCAGAGCAG TTCCCATTGGCGTCAGCCCTCAGTGGATGAGCATGCCGAACTGGGAGACATCAACGCTGACATCAACAGCTTCCGTTCCACCTGGACAAAGTACATCCAAGAGAACAAACAGAAGTGGAAGGAGCGAGCGGCCAGTG GGATCACTAACCAGACATCCATTGATGAGCTCTCACCATGTGAGGAGGAGGCAAGCACCCCTGAGAACCAGCACAATCAGAACGGCAATGTGGAATAG